Within Pseudomonas tructae, the genomic segment ATCAGGTCTGGTTCAGCGAAGTTTCACCGCGCCCGCACGACACTGGCCTGGTGACCCTGATTTCCCAGGATCTGTCGCAGTTCGCCCTGCATGCGCGGGCGATCCTCGGCTTGCCGATCCCGCTGATTCGCCAGTTCGGCCCGTCGGCTTCGGCGGTGATCCTGGTTGAAGGCCAGTCGCAGCAGACCGCGTTCGCCAACCTGGGTGCGGCCCTGAGCGAGCCGGATACCGCGATTCGCCTGTTCGGCAAGCCTGAGGTCAATGGCCAGCGGCGCATGGGCGTGTGCCTGGCCCGTGACGAGTCGATCGAAGCCGCCCGGGCCAAGGCGACCCGTGCTTCTCAAGCGGTCAAGGTAGAGTTCTAAGCAATCGCGGGGCAAGCCCGCTCCCACAGCGTGTTGATTCTGTGGGAGCGGCGATGCGGCGACCCGACTTGCCCCGCGATGGTCCTACAGCTCCGTGTGTCGGGTCTCTTTCAGGCACAACACCGCAATCAGGCTCAGCACAGCCGCCGCCGACACATACCCGCCGACCCAGCTCAAGCCGCCCATCGCCACCAGCTTCTGGGCAAAGAAGGGCGCCGCCGAGGCACCGACAATCCCACCCAGGTTGTAAGCTGCCGACGCTCCGGTATAGCGCACGTGAGTGGGGAACAACTCAGGCAGCAGCGCCCCCATCGGCGCGAACGTCACACCCATCAAGAACAGTTCAATAGCCAGGAACAGCGCCACGCCGGTGGTCGAGCCCGAGGTCAGCAGCGGCTCCATGGTAAAGCCCGAAGCAATCGCCAGCACGCCGCCGACGATCAGCACCGGCTTGCGTCCGTAGCGGTCGCTGAGCCAGGCCGACAGTGGCGTGGCCAGGGCCATGAACAGCACCGCAAAGCACAGCAGGCCGAGGAAGGTCTCGCGGCTGTAACCCAGGGTCGAGACGCCGTAGCTGAGCGAAAACACCGTCGAGATGTAGAACAGCGCATAGCACACCACCATCGCCCCAGCCCCCAGCAGGGTAGGGGCCCAGTATTGGGCGAACAGCTCGACCACTGGCATTTTCACCCGCTCATGACGGGCCACGGCCTTGGCGAAGACTGGCGTCTCTTCCAGCTTCAGGCGTACGTACAGGCCGACCATGACCAGCGCGGCGCTGAGCAGGAACGGAATGCGCCAGCCCCAACTGCGAAACTGCTCGTCGCTCAGGAGCATGGCCAGGGTCAGAAACAGGCCGTTGGCCGCCAGAAAGCCGATGGACGGGCCCAGTTGCGGGAACATGCCGAACCACGCACGCTTGCCCTTGGGCGCGTTCTCGGTGGCCAACAGCGCGGCGCCGCCCCATTCACCGCCCAAGCCCAGGCCCTGGCCGAAGCGCAGTACGCAGAGCAGGATCGGCGCCCAGGCACCAATGCTGTCGTAGCCGGGCAACACGCCGATCAAGGTGGTACACACCCCCATCAGCAATAGCGAAGCCACCAGCGTTGATTTTCGGCCTATTCGGTCGCCAAAGTGGCCGAACAGCGCCGAGCCCAGGGGCCGGGCGAGAAAGGCGATACCGAAGGTCAGGAACGCCGAAAGCATCTGTGCGGTGCCGGAAGTCTGCGGAAAGAACACCGGCCCGATCACCAGCGCGGCTGCGGTGGCGTATACGTAGAAGTCGTAGAACTCGATGGCGGTGCCGATGAAGCTGGCGGTGGCGACCCGCGCCGGCGAGTTGCCGGGGCTGGCCTGGGTGGTATCGGAGTAGGTGCTGCTGGTCGTCATGCGATTATCCCTGACAGTCGAGTGCTCCATGGGCATGGCGCCTGCCTGGTGAACAGGCAAGGGCGTGCGTCGAAGCGAATTATTGTGTTCGCGTGACAGAACATACGCCCTTTGGGGATAGAGGCGGGCGCGGGCAAGGTTCGGGGTGTGAACCAGTACCGCAATTCGCGCAATGTTCAGTCATGACTTGCCGTGTGACGCCGGTGCGGTTGGCGGGCGAGACGGCCGGGGCTGGGTAAGCGTGCCTCAGTATAGCTAGCGCTTGAGCGTCCAGACCAGTATGCGGCTGGCACAATTGTCCTCGGTTTCGAGGATTTCCAGGCGGTAACGGCCGATTTTCAGGCATACAGCGCTGGCCGGGATACTTTCCAGGGCTTCAGTGACCAGGCCGTTGAGGGTTTTCGGCCCGTCGCTGGGCAGGTGCCAGCCCAGCGTGCGGTTGAGTTCACGGATCGATACGTTGCCTTCGATGACGAAGCGCCCGTCAGCCTGGGGGTGAATGTGCGGGTTGTCGAGGCTGTGCTCGTCTTCGAATTCGCCGACGATCTCTTCGAGAATGTCTTCCAGGGTGATGATGCCGAGCACTTCCCCGTACTCGTCGACCACTACCCCCAGGCGCCGTTGCTGCTTGTGGAAATTCAGCAATTGTAACTGCAACGGGGTGCTTTCCGGGACAAAGTAGGGTTCGTAGCACGCCGCTTGCAGTGCTTCGCGGGTCAGCTCGGCCTTGGGCAGCAGGTGGCTGATCAGCTTGGTATTGAGGACCGCTTCGACCTGGTTGATGTCGCTGTGGAAGACCGGCAGGCGGGTGTGGCGGCTGATGATCAACTGTTCGATGATCACCTCGATCGGGTCATCGAGGTTGATGCCATCGACATCGTTGCGTGGCACCAGGATGTCGTTGACGGTGATCTTGTCCAGTGCCAGCAGGCTTTCGGGCAGGTTCAGGCTGCGTGAAGCGTCCGGCAGGTCGTCGGCGTAACTGTCGCTATCGTCGTTGTCGTGCATGGCCACCGCATGGCTTTGTACGCGAAACGGGCGCAGCAGCAGGCGTGCGCAGCCATCGAGCAGCCAGGCCAGGGGATGCAGCAGCTTGAGGGGCACCTTGAGCAGGCTGTTGCCCAGGCCGATAAAGGCCTGCGGGTTGCGCCGGGCCAGTTGCCGCGGCAGAAATTCGGCGCTGATCAGCAGCAGGGTTGCGGCGCCCAGGCCGGCCAGCCAGAAGCCATGTTCGCCGCTGTAACGCTGGCCCAGCAAGCAGGCCAGGGCCAGTACCAGCAGCTTGCCCAGGGTCGAACACAGCACCAGGGCTTGGGGGCTGACGGCAAGTTCGGGGTGTTCGCCGGTCTGGCTGTTGCGTCGTGCGCTATTAAGCTGCTGCTGGGCGGCGTCCACTGCCGTGAACAGCGCCGACCAGAGCAGTGCCAGTGCCAATACGCCCAGTAGCGGTCCTAACGGCAGAACGTCCATTTAGCTGCGTCCGTCAGATGTGCAGGATGAATTCGCGTACCAGCTTGCTGCCGAAGTAGGCCAGCATCAGCAGGCAGAAACCGGCCAGGGTCCAGCGGATAGCCTTGTGCCCGCGCCAGCCGAGGCGGGAGCGGCCCCACAACAGCACGCTGAAGACGATCCAGGCCAGGCACGCCAGCAGGGTCTTGTGCACCAGGTGCTGGGCGAACAGGTTGTCGAGGAACAGCCAGCCGGAAATCAGCGACAGCGAGAGCAAGCCCCAGCCGGCCCAGAGGAAGCCGAACAGCAGGCTTTCCATGGTCTGCAGTGGCGGGAAGTTCTTGATCAGCCCCGACGGGTGCTTGTGCTTGAGCTGGTGATCCTGCAACAGCAGCAACAAGGACTGGACCACGGCGATGGTGAACATGCCATAGGCCAGGATCGACAGCAGGATGTGCGCAAGGATGCCTGGCTTTTCGTTGATCAACGGCACCGTGCCGGGCGGCGCGAACTGGGCGATCAGGGCCGTGGCCATGCCCAGCGGGAACAGCAACAGCAGCAGGTTCTCCACCGGGATGCGCAGGCAGGCCAGCAGGGTCAGGGCGATCACCGCAGTGGCGATCAGGCTGGCGGCACTGAAAAAGTCCAGGCTCAGGCCCAGGGGCGTGAGCAGTTGCCAGCACAGCGCGGTGCCTTGGGCCGTGACTGCCAGCGCGCCAAGCAGGCCAAGCAGGCGCTTGTCGGCCTTGGTGCCCCGAGCCAGGCGCGAGCCTTGATAGAAGGTCGCGGCGGCATACAGGCAGGCGGCGATGAGATTAGGTAGCAAGCTGGGTGACAAGGGGAGCATAAGTCCTGTTAGGCAAGCCCGAAAGGGGCTGAGTTTGGCATAGATCGCGCCCGCCTAGGAAGACTGCCAGCCGACGGCATGGTGTGCGCTGGGCCAAGTCTTCGTTATAATCGCCGGCCTGCCCCTGCCCAAGGCCGGCCGAATACGCCAGAGGCAGCTGATAAACCTCGGTTCTACAGAGCCCGAAAGGATCACCATGTTTGAAAACCTGACCGACCGTCTGTCACAGACGCTGCGCCATGTCACCGGCAAGGCCAAGCTGACCGAAGACAACATCAAAGACACCCTGCGTGAAGTGCGTATGGCGTTGCTCGAGGCTGACGTCGCCCTGCCGGTGGTCAAGGATTTCGTCAACAAGATCAAGGAGCGGGCGGTCGGCACCGAGGTGTCGCGCAGCCTGACCCCGGGCCAGGCGTTCGTGAAGATCGTCCAGGCCGAACTCGAAGGCCTGATGGGCGCAGCCAACGAAGACCTGGCGCTCAATGCCGCGCCGCCTGCGGTGGTGCTGATGGCCGGTCTGCAGGGCGCGGGCAAGACCACCACCGCCGGCAAGCTGGCGCGCTTCCTCAAGGAGCGCAAGAAGAAGACCGTGATGGTGGTGTCGGCCGACGTCTACCGTCCGGCGGCGATCAAGCAGCTGGAAACCCTGGCAAGCGACATCGGCGTGACCTTCTTCCCGTCGGACATCAGCCAGAAGCCGGTGGCTATCGCTGAAGCGGCGATTCGCGAAGCCAAGCTCAAGTTCATCGACGTGGTCATCGTCGATACCGCCGGTCGTCTGCACATCGACACCGAGATGATGACCGAGATCAAGGACCTGCACGCCGCGGTCAAGCCGATCGAGACGCTGTTCGTGGTCGATGCCATGACCGGTCAGGACGCCGCCAATACGGCCAAGGCCTTTGGCGATGCGCTGCCACTGACCGGTGTGATCCTCACCAAGGTCGACGGTGACGCCCGTGGCGGTGCTGCGTTGTCGGTGCGCGCCATTACCGGCAAGCCGATCAAGTTCATCGGTATGGGCGAGAAGAGCGAAGCGCTCGAACCGTTCCACCCGGACCGAATCGCTTCGCGCATCCTGGGCATGGGCGACGTGCTCAGCCTGATCGAGCAGGCCGAACAGACCCTCGACAAGGAAAAGGCCGACAAACTGGCCAAGAAGCTGAAGAAGGGCAAGGGCTTCGACCTCGAAGACTTCCGCGACCAGCTGCAACAAATGAAGAACATGGGTGGCCTGGGCGGCCTGATGGACAAGCTGCCGAGCATCGGCGGCGTCAACCTGGCCCAGATGGGCAGCGCCCAGGGCGCCGCCGAAAAGCAATTCAAGCAGATGGAAGCGATCATCAACTCGATGACCCCGGCCGAGCGCCGCGACCCTGAGCTGATCAGCGGTTCGCGCAAACGCCGTATCGCCCTCGGTTCCGGCACCCAGGTGCAGGATATCGGCCGTCTGATCAAGCAGCACAAGCAAATGCAGAAGATGATGAAGAAGTTTTCTGCCAAAGGCGGCATGGCCAAGATGATGCGCGGCCTCGGTGGCATGATGCCTGGCGGCGGCATGCCCAAGCTGTAACCCCATTCGGATCGATGGCCTGGAAACGGGCCGCCGATCAGAATCCCGCCGTGGCGGGAAAACGCTGCCTTATATAGAGAGGCGGCACTAACAGCAGATCGACAGGCAGGCCTTTTTACCCTGCGTAAAAAGGCATTTGCAAAAGTCCGTGTATTCCTTGAGAATATGCGGCCTTTCGGGCACCCGTGTGCCCGCTGTGCATTATGATTTGCAGCACCGACTACAGGAACGATGTTCAATGCTAACCATCCGTCTTGCCCGTGGTGGCTCTAAAAAGCGCCCATTCTACACCCTGACCGTGACCGACTCGCGTAACCCGGTTACCGGTTCGCACATCGAGCAGGTTGGTTTCTTCAACCCTATCGCTCGTGGCCAGGAAGTTCGCCTGTCCGTTAAGCAAGACCGCGTTGCTCACTGGCTGAGCGTTGGCGCACAGCCATCCGAGCGCGTTGCAAAACTGCTGAAAGATGCTGCCAAGGCTGCTGCCTGAACAGTATGAACGCGACGCCAGAAAAAGCTGATGACCTGATCGT encodes:
- a CDS encoding MFS transporter — encoded protein: MTTSSTYSDTTQASPGNSPARVATASFIGTAIEFYDFYVYATAAALVIGPVFFPQTSGTAQMLSAFLTFGIAFLARPLGSALFGHFGDRIGRKSTLVASLLLMGVCTTLIGVLPGYDSIGAWAPILLCVLRFGQGLGLGGEWGGAALLATENAPKGKRAWFGMFPQLGPSIGFLAANGLFLTLAMLLSDEQFRSWGWRIPFLLSAALVMVGLYVRLKLEETPVFAKAVARHERVKMPVVELFAQYWAPTLLGAGAMVVCYALFYISTVFSLSYGVSTLGYSRETFLGLLCFAVLFMALATPLSAWLSDRYGRKPVLIVGGVLAIASGFTMEPLLTSGSTTGVALFLAIELFLMGVTFAPMGALLPELFPTHVRYTGASAAYNLGGIVGASAAPFFAQKLVAMGGLSWVGGYVSAAAVLSLIAVLCLKETRHTEL
- a CDS encoding transporter associated domain-containing protein; this encodes MDVLPLGPLLGVLALALLWSALFTAVDAAQQQLNSARRNSQTGEHPELAVSPQALVLCSTLGKLLVLALACLLGQRYSGEHGFWLAGLGAATLLLISAEFLPRQLARRNPQAFIGLGNSLLKVPLKLLHPLAWLLDGCARLLLRPFRVQSHAVAMHDNDDSDSYADDLPDASRSLNLPESLLALDKITVNDILVPRNDVDGINLDDPIEVIIEQLIISRHTRLPVFHSDINQVEAVLNTKLISHLLPKAELTREALQAACYEPYFVPESTPLQLQLLNFHKQQRRLGVVVDEYGEVLGIITLEDILEEIVGEFEDEHSLDNPHIHPQADGRFVIEGNVSIRELNRTLGWHLPSDGPKTLNGLVTEALESIPASAVCLKIGRYRLEILETEDNCASRILVWTLKR
- a CDS encoding cytochrome C assembly family protein is translated as MLPLSPSLLPNLIAACLYAAATFYQGSRLARGTKADKRLLGLLGALAVTAQGTALCWQLLTPLGLSLDFFSAASLIATAVIALTLLACLRIPVENLLLLLFPLGMATALIAQFAPPGTVPLINEKPGILAHILLSILAYGMFTIAVVQSLLLLLQDHQLKHKHPSGLIKNFPPLQTMESLLFGFLWAGWGLLSLSLISGWLFLDNLFAQHLVHKTLLACLAWIVFSVLLWGRSRLGWRGHKAIRWTLAGFCLLMLAYFGSKLVREFILHI
- the ffh gene encoding signal recognition particle protein, producing MFENLTDRLSQTLRHVTGKAKLTEDNIKDTLREVRMALLEADVALPVVKDFVNKIKERAVGTEVSRSLTPGQAFVKIVQAELEGLMGAANEDLALNAAPPAVVLMAGLQGAGKTTTAGKLARFLKERKKKTVMVVSADVYRPAAIKQLETLASDIGVTFFPSDISQKPVAIAEAAIREAKLKFIDVVIVDTAGRLHIDTEMMTEIKDLHAAVKPIETLFVVDAMTGQDAANTAKAFGDALPLTGVILTKVDGDARGGAALSVRAITGKPIKFIGMGEKSEALEPFHPDRIASRILGMGDVLSLIEQAEQTLDKEKADKLAKKLKKGKGFDLEDFRDQLQQMKNMGGLGGLMDKLPSIGGVNLAQMGSAQGAAEKQFKQMEAIINSMTPAERRDPELISGSRKRRIALGSGTQVQDIGRLIKQHKQMQKMMKKFSAKGGMAKMMRGLGGMMPGGGMPKL
- the rpsP gene encoding 30S ribosomal protein S16 is translated as MLTIRLARGGSKKRPFYTLTVTDSRNPVTGSHIEQVGFFNPIARGQEVRLSVKQDRVAHWLSVGAQPSERVAKLLKDAAKAAA